A segment of the Oncorhynchus tshawytscha isolate Ot180627B linkage group LG19, Otsh_v2.0, whole genome shotgun sequence genome:
atgtggctgaaatagccgaatccactaatttgaaggggtgtccacatgtagtgtataataaaaaataaaaaatagacattgaactgacatctgtgcccagtgggatgggtCACATGTTCTGGACAGTCCCACATTTTGTCCCGCGCCACGCTACCAAACAATTTTCTGCATTTTATCAATGAATTTAAAATGCCACTAATTTACAAAAATAGTTTTTGTCATATATTTCAGTCAGAATTCCTATTCATTTGATGTGAATTGACGTTCCAACCAGCTTATGACTAGACGTATAACATAGGAATGTGTTACTGGTGAAGTTAAACACTTTTAAAATTGTTGTTGAGATCTGATATTCTGCGCAGTGCAAGAAGAGACATAGGTCAATGTCTTATCGTCAACCAATCACGTACTTAAAAATATTAATGGAGGCTACTAAACTGTCCCGTAAAATCATCCCGTTGTCCCGCATTTGAGTATTTTGTGTTGAGCCTAGGTCTCAGCCCTGTGTAGCTGTGTTTGATCTCCATTGCTGCATCCTCAACTACAGGTGTTATGAAATGGAGGGGCGGTTAAAGACTCCGGACCTCTTCAAATTCCCTTACTTTGAGGCAATCTGCTGGTACGTGGCCAATAATCTACTGGAGACTCTAAAAGGTGAGAGAAATACCACTCAGCAGAGGAGTTTGTTGCTGTTTTGGTGATGTGACTTTCTGTCCTTTTTTTCAACATCCTTCTCATATGATTCTCAGAGTTACGAGAGGATAACTGCCAGCCCCCAGTCTACCTAACAGATGGAGTGAAAGCCTTGATTAATGCACTGAAAAACTGGCTGAAACGAGAGGTAGGATACTACAGAAAAACAGATTCTCGATGGCAAATTGGCTTCTTTTGTCTGTGCAACATCTGACTCTACAGAATAGGACATTTGGTCACAATATCTACATTCTAATGTAATCTACATTGGGCTCCTTCAAGGCCAATGGTGGGCAGGTTGTATCCGGTGTGATGGTATGATCTGGCTGGGAAACTAACCACCATCTGCAGACAAGACAGTACAAGCCCCTCATTGTCcccctgctctctgcctctcctcaggTCACAGAGCAGGCCAGCGATGTCCCGGACCATATCAGACCCAACCATCTGATTAAAGAACTCACAAAGGAAATCCGCTACCTGGAGGTAAGGCCCAGTgtggagacaggaaggggagagagggcctCAGGCTGTTATGTGAGAACATAAAGGAGAAGAAATTATCTGACTCACAAGGACACTGAAGCTTCTTACTTGGAGCTGGTTGTAAACATTTGTGCTCATTGAGTAAAAGTTGGCTGTCCCTGAATATTTTCCTTTTTCTCTTTTTATAAATACCAGGTCAAAAGCACTGTTTCTTTGAAGCTGGATATTGTAGCGTTGTGGTTCTGTACTAACTAGCATCTCATgaccacaggaggaggaggaggaggaggaggagcagagtggaGGTAGCAAGCCAGTGAAATCTCAGGGATGTGGACCGTGCCCACTGACGCTGTCGACTCTTGACAAGGCTGGACATCATGCTCGCAGGACAGCCAGACGGCTacggcaccaccaccaccatcatcaccatgcgCCCAAGACCCCCTCCAACCTGGAGATCCTGGAGCTGCACACGCGACAAGTGCTCAAGAGGCTGGAGGTGGGACCCTTTGAGCAGGTGAGGGCATTGACACACGACCCTCTTCCCCCATGCTGCTTGTGTAACCcatagttttaaaaaattactttatttaactaggcaagtcagttaagaacaaattcttatttacaatgactacaTTTCTGCTGGTTTATCCATGTCTTGGAGGAAGTTACCCATACACTGAGGCTAGGTTAATTATACATTTTTGTTAAAGTAAATCTCTTTTCCCTTTTTAAAGTAAATCTCTTGTCCCTTTTCTCAGGATGTTCCATTCAGCTCCACGGTGATGGCCAAGTTCAACAAGACGTCCATGGCGTCTGCTGCAGCGGTGGAGAGGAGCCTGGACAACAACCTCCTTCTGGTGATGTGCAATGGCAGGATTATTAGGTGAGCTGGAAGAACTCACCACCTACTCAACACCCAACACCTCCAACTGGCTTTGACGATGCTCCTCACTGCTCAACTTATTGGCTGGAGCGGTTTCATGTTACAACTCAGAGCTGCCGTTGTAACAGCCTTAACATGTTAGGACGTACCACCTGCGCTATGCGATCTTTACATGTTTCAACTCATCACTTAAATAAACTTGAACCTAAATAATAACCTAAATGCCATGTGCTGTAATTTGTTTGCCTCTCCTCTTactattgtgtgtatgtgtgcacagaGATGAGCGTCGTCACACAAGTGTGAAGAGTAGTCCGGTGCGGGACGGTAAAAGGACTGGCGACCACCAGAGGGAAGGGGTCCTGGTGAAGACTGAGCTCAATGACAGCAAGCTGGAACAGTACCAAGAccacgagagagaggagaaacccaGCCCCCTCAGCAGTGAGTCTAACTGGTCAAGTCACCAGCTGTCAATCAACGGTTTAGGTAGGCTCATCTTTGAATGCACCAGAATTTCACATAACATTTAGGTGCAGATATTTAATTCATCCTTCTCTTGTTCCTCCTCAGACTTTTTCGAAAGAGTGAATTCCGATCTCAGGAAAGGAGCCATAGTGTACTCCGACATTTCAGACTCTGAGTCCGAAGAACGTTGCTCTTTGCAGGTAGCTAATCCCACTTCCTCCCCAAGGCCCTGTCTCTCCTTCACACAGAACTGTTTAAGTTATAAAGGCTGACACATCTGTGTGACTGTGCAGAAAAAGGACTCCTCGGGGGAAGATTCGGGGAGCTccgaggaggaaagggaggataAGGAGCATTGCAGGATGGCGCGAGGCAGTGTGAAGGACCTACACCAGGCCAGCCAGGCCCTTCACCACTTTCACAAACCACTCAAAGGGTACAGGAAGCATGGATGAATGGACCAAGTGGCGTTCTTGTTCTAAGGATTCTGTATGCATCAATccaatacaatacaaatacaatGGGGGAAATTAGTTCATACAGTGCATGATTCATTCATTATCCAGTTAAGAGATTCATTAAGTTGTTCCTACACTCGTTTGCAGACAACGCCCTACCTCTCCAACCACAGAAGAGGAGGCTATTGAGGGCATGCTGTCCATGGCAGGGCTGCTTTATCCTCAGCGACCAGAGGAGAGCAGCACTGCCCAGGAGCCCTGGTGGTCCAGCCTGGCTCATCAGTCCCCCGACAGTGGTACACTCCAGTCCTGAAATGCTTATAAACTTCAAGATTTCAATTTGACTAAGCCCCTAATTCAATCAATTTCAGATAGTCAAATTTCTCTGTGTTTGTCCTGTAGGTGGAAAAGAGCCTGCGTCAGGGGATGATTCAGACAGCAACTCCACACTGATCCttcaggtaataataataatcaagagTGAATGGGTCATGCCTGCACATGCTGAGACTGACATATCTTAAGTCTGATGTCTCTAATTTGAGACTACATCAGAATCACTCTCTGTATTCCTGCTGATCCGTCCGctggatccaagatggcgtagcagtcagacgtattTGTCCTTCGTTttgtcgtgtcccatgtatatatattttatgtttttcttagcatatgtttttatttttttctaaacccttacttcaaaatactctcctgcaacccgcctcaaccaatgtggtgtggacctgCTTTTTCTCTTACGTATTTTTCTTTGCCTCTATTACTGGAAtctctccaacataaactagccaGCTAATGGTCATCAGCTAACTtctagctcggaaagctctcgccagtttgaaCAATGCGAttcaaccagagcataccggacctatttttctctccatatccccggattcctatcgcaagctctgaaccttctcACCTTCCGACCTTCACAGCTAACGTCCCCTGaatgctagctgtctagagcacaacGGACTGTTGGCTTATGAGGCCCATCGAATACATTCCGAAGCCACTAGCTAGCAGTCAGCTATcctttgctagcggtcatcagctacctttatctcggacaactctcgccagtctgtacagcgcgactcaaaccagagctaGTCGGACTTATTCTTCTCgatatctccggattcctaccgcaagctctgaacctattttttaaatatatttttaaacatttttatgatttttattttttccaCCTGGAATTATAGCAGCTAACGACCCCTGAATGCACAGCCGCTAATCTGCGGCCTGCTAGCTATCTAAAGCACATTGGACTGCTGGATTAAGAGGCCCTTCGGACATATTTCTTCGGCCACTATACATATTTTAccaattggcctggtttaccacacggagccctgctgatccgtccGCTGATGTAACTGCACGAGGGGGCCACAACAGACTTCCCTCCGTCGCGTCATCCCTCTAAGGCCTTTCTGGTAGCCCCGTGCCGCTAGCTGCCTAAAGCCACGCACTGGACTTTTATGATCACCCGGCTATGCATGCCTTTCCCTAACGTCGTGTCGATTGCTGCTCTGGTTTGTAActattgttttttatttcactgtagagcctctagcactgctcaacacgcctcggctaacaatttagttccaccccccacacacgcagtgacatcacctggttgaaatgctatttctagagacaatatcactttcattatcactatatgcacaggtttacccccactgtattcacatcctactatacctttgtctgtacattattgcttgaatatattctaccgtgcccagaaatctgctccttttactctctgttctgatcGTACTAGGCGTCCAGTTCTGTTATCTTTTAGCCTTATCCtattcctcctctgttcctctggtgatgtagaggttaatccaggccctgcagtgtctacctccactcccatcccccaggctctctcatttgttgacttctgcaaccataaaagccttggtttcatgcatgttaacattagaagcttcctccctaagtttgttttattcactgccctagcacactccaccaatccggatgtcctagccgtgtctgaatcctggcttaggaagaccatcaaaaaccttgaaatttccattcctaactataacattttccgacaaggtagaactgccaaagggggcggtgttgcaatttactgcaaagataacctgcagagttctgtcttactatccaggtctgtacccaaacaatttgagcttctacttctaaaaatgaacCTTTCCAgaaagtctctcactgttgctgcttgctatagacctccctctgcccccagctgtgcccttgataccatatgtgaattaatttccccccatctatcttctgagctcgtgctacaaggtgacctaaactgggacatgatAAACACCCCGGCCattctacaatctaagcttgatgccctcaacctcacacaatttatcaatgaacctaccagatataaccccaaatctgtaaacacgggcaccctcatagatataatcctaactaactcaccctccaaatacacttctgctgttttcaaccaagatctcagcgatcactgcctcattgcctgcatccgtaatgggtctgcgagcaaacgaccacccctcatcactgtcaaacgctccttaaaacacttctgcgagcaggcctttctaatcgacctggccggggtatcctggaacgacattgacctcatcccgacagtagaggatacctggttattctttaaaagtgccttcctcaccatcttaaataggcatgccccattcaaaaaatgtagaaccaggaatagatatagccattggttcactccagacctgtctgcccttgaccgcacaaaaacatcctgtggcgttctgcattagcatcgaatagcccccgtgatatgcaacttttcagggaagttaggaaccaatatacacaggcagttaggaaagctaaggctagcttttttaaacagaaatttgcatcctgcagtacaaactcaaaaaagttctgggacactaaagtccatggagaataagagcacctcatcccagctacccactgctctgaggctaggaaacactgttacaactgacaaatccactataattgagaatttcaataagcatttctctacggctggccatgctttccacctggctacccctaccccggtcaactgcccggcaccctccacagcaacccgcccaagcccccaccatttctctttcacccatatccagatagctgatgttctgaaagagctgcaaaatctggacccctacaaatcagccgggctatataatctggaccctctctttcttaaattatctgccgaaattgttgcaacccctattactagcatgttcaacctctctttcgtatcgtctgagattcccactgattggaaagctgccgcggtcatcccacccttcttcaaagagggagacactctagacctaaactgctacagacctatatatatatccgaccctgcatctctaaggtcttcgaaagccacgttaacaaacagattactgaccattttgaatcacatcgtaccttctccgctatgcaatctggtttccgagcttgtcatgggtgcacctcagccacgctcaaggtcctaaacgatatcataaccaccatcgataagagacattactgtgcaactgtattcatcgacctggccaaggctttcaactctgtcaatcaccacattcttattggcagactcaacagccttggtttctcaaatgattgcctcgcctggttcaccaactacttctctgatagagctcagtgtgtcaaatcggagggcctgttgtccggacctctggcagtctctatggtggtgccacggttcaattctcgggccgactctcttctctgtatacatcaatgatgtcgctcttgctgctggtgtttctctaatccacctctacgcagacgacaccattctgtatacttctggcccttctttggacactgtgttaactaacctccagacgagcttcaatgtcatacaactctccttctgtggcctccaactgctcttaaacgcaaataaaactaaatgcatgctaatCAACCGATCATTGctcgcacctgcccgcccatccagcatcactactctggacaggtctgacttagaatacgtggataactacaaatacctaggtgtctggctagactgtaaactctccttccagactctcattaagcatctccaatcaaaaatgtcatcttgaatcggcttcctatttcgcaacaaagcttccttcactcatgctgccaaacataccctcgtaaaactgaccatcctaccaatcctagactttggcgatgtcatctataaaatagccaccaacactctactcagcaaactggatgcagtctatcacagtgcatctgttttgtcaccaaagccccatataatacccaccactgcgatctgtacgctctcgttggctggccctcgcttcatactcgtcgccaaacccactggctacaggttatctacaagtctctgctaggtaaagccccgccctatctcagctcgctggtcaccatagtagcacccacttgtagcacacgctccagcaggtacagtgccttgcgaaagtattcggcccccttgaactttgcgaccttttgccacatttcatgcttcaaacaaagatataaaactgtatttttttgtgaagaatcaacaacaagtgggacaaaatcatgaagtggaacgacatttattggatatttcaaacttttttaacaaatcaaaaactgaaaaattgggcgtgcaaaattattcagcccccttaagttaatactttgtagcgccaccttttgctgcgattacagctgtaagtcgcttggggtatgtctctatcagttttgcacatcgagagactgaaattttttcccattcctccttgcaaaacagctcgagctcagtgaggttggatggagagcatttgtgaacagcagttttcagttctttccacagattctcgattggattcaggtctggactttgacttgcccattctaacacctggatatgtttatttttgaaccattccattgtagattttgctttatgttttggattatTGTCTTGtcggaagacaaatctccgtcccagtctcaggtcttttgcagactccatcaggttttcttccagaatggtcctgtatttggctccatccatcttcccatcaattttaaccatcttccctgtccctgctgaagaaaagcaggcccaaaccatgatgctgccaccaccatgtttgacagtggggatggtgtgttcagggtgatgagctgtgttgcttttacgccaaacataacgttttgcattgttgccaaaaagttccattttggttccatctgaccagagcaccttcttccacatgtttggtgtgtctcccaggtggcttgtggcaaataattttgcacgcacaatttttgagtttttgatttgttaaaaaagtttgaaatatccaataaatgtcgttccacttcatgattgtgtcccacttgttgttgattcttcacaaaaaaatacagttttatatctttatgtttgaagcctgaaatgtggcaaaaggtcgcaaagttcaagggggctgaatactttcgcaaggcactgtatatctcactggtcacccccaaagccaattcctcctttggttgcctttccttccagttctctgctgccactgactggaacaaactgcaaaaatccctgaagctggagattctCATCtcgctcactagctttaagaaccagctgtcagagcagctcacagatcactgcacctgttcatagcccatctgtatacagcccatctatctacctcattcctatactgtatttatttatttagctccttttgcaccacagtatctctacttgcacatccatcttttgcacatctaccattccagtgtttaattgccatattgtaattacttcgccaccatggcctatttattgccttaactcccttatttgcactcactgtatatagacttttttttctttttttttctactgtattattgactgtatgttttgttcattccatgtgtaactctgttgtaactctgtgttgtatttgtcgaactgctatgcttttatcttggccaggtcgcatttgcaaaggagaacttgttctcaactagcttacctggttaaataaaggtgaaataaaattaaaacaatTGAATTGCTAATATTCCTCTTTAGGTAAAAAGTTGGGATTTTGTTCAAAGAACAGCAGATCCAATGTAAAGTATAGTCTCCCCTTCCTTTAGGATGAGCGGAGGGCACAGCAGCATGTGCGTAAGGAGTGTGGAGCCGAGCTTAGCCAGAGGATCCAGGAGAACAAGAACTTCATGGCCAATCAGAGCAGTGGGAGTAACAATAACAGCAGCGAGGCCTGGAGTGACCAAAGCCCCTCTCAGGCTGCCTCTAGCCCCCTCCGCCTGGACCCCAGCTCAGAGACTGACAACCAGTACAGTGAGACTTCCCTGTCACCCCCCCGGCACCCCTCCAAGAGGCCCGCACCAAACACCCCACCCATCAGTAATCAAGCGACTAAAGGTTTGACTCCATATTTATTAATTTTATCTAGCTAATCTATTGGAGTAGTAGCTGGAATTAGCATAGCATTATTCCTCTCTCGCTCATCCTTTTTTTTATTGATCCCTGTGCAATGTTTTTCTCCTCAGGAAAACGTCCTAAGAAAGGTATGGCCACCGCTAAGCAGAGACTAAGGAAGATTCTCAAGCTGAGCAGGAACAACCACTTCTTGCTATAGCACCCAAGACCCTGATGTCTACAGAATTAACTTTGAGAAGGGACATCTCGCCCCCCTGCCCATATAGTCTTTCGGTTGTGACTCACATTTTACAAGAATCATTGCTTGGATGGATTGACCTGACACATTAATGGCCGACATGCTTGATGTGGAAGTATTGGATGTAGGGCTTTCAGAGTTAATCAGTTAACCTGAGTTAATTTTAGTGCgctcattttattacattttttgtgtGATTAAACACATTGTCTGAAAGCGTTCAAAATAAACTGAAACATACTAAATAATCTATACAGATAAAAACAACGATGCGATGTCCAAACAAGTTGACATTTAAGTTAAAGAAAGTGTGCTTTATCAATTTACCTGATTTGGCTAACCGTAACAAAATCAAGACTTCAATATTCTTGTAATGCTtttcatataaaaaaatatataaacttaCAGCTCAATTTGAGCATATTCTGAATTTGCGATTTAATCATGATTAATCACAGCAAATCCTGGAATTAACTCAATTTATTTTATCGTTTGACAGCCCTAATTGGATAACAAGATAATGGATTTACAGAAGAAAGCACACCGATTCCCATGGTGAAGTGATGGTGCGCTGTATAAAGAAAAAAGAAACTGCATGGATCCTCAGCAATGACATTGGATTGTATAGGATCTGGCCATCAAGAGCTATACAGTAAATATGGCTTTGTTTCAGAATTGAAGCACCGCAACAACACAGGATTGTACAAAGACGCATGGCATTGGGAATTTAAATGACGTTTGATAGAACAACATTTGCATCTGAGCCACGTGCTGTTGTATCTATTTTGGCTGTTGCTTTTTACCTTATGCTTGCACTAGCCCTTCCAACCAACACTACTTATTATGCCACAACAAGCAAATATTGTTGTTTAAGCCAAGAATGGCAAGTGAAGAGGCTGCTTTCTGCTACCAAAGTTATCACCACTCTTTGGGACATTGTCATGTGTTGGTTTGGTCTGACTTACGATCAATAATGATGCTATGGTGTTTGAACTCATTTTAAATGGTGCTGAAGTGCATATTCATGTTATCCTTTCGTCTACCCTCTTGTTACAATCACCAGTGATTGAATTTGAGAGGGGGGTATattttgatgcagcactccaggCACTCTCAGCCTCGCAGTATGTAAAAGCTATCTTCCGCTAATGCATTAAGCCATTCCAAGAATACCTCTCCCAACGCATTAAGTTTACTGGTTCTGTTTACTGAAGGGGTTATGACTCCTCATTGCTCTATAGTTGGATCACTGACCATATCAAATGTGTTCCTTTGGTGCCACCTATTGGTCAAAGGAGGGCAGGAGCTtgaaagtgctgttattatgaaagGTTTTTGAAATTGCAAAAAGATATCAAGTAGCAAATGTACAGAATGTATTTACAGAAAATATAAGTTATCGTTAATTTATTTTACTTTCTCTTTTGGGATTTGTGTTTTATTGTTTTTCTTTTGCTGGTATTGAATTATGTATTGTGAAAAAGTGAATAATGGCTTTGATATGACAATCCTGTTACAATGGTTAATGTAACGggtgtgtgatttatttttttatattcgcAAACCGGTTGTATTTGTTGCCTCTATCACATTTGTATTGGGTGGATTTAAGCAAAAATCTACTAACAAGTGGACCTGAAGATTTGAAATGTTTGGGAGATCTTCTAGGTCGGCAAAGATTAATATTATCAAAGAATATTTGTCTTACTCGTTAGTatgaatttgattttttttatataaatgtgTCTTAAGTGACACTGATCATTTTATAATTGTACAAAGTGTATGTGAGAAATGTAATTATGGCTACTGATCTAGTTATTGTTAGTGTATGTTTATTTTCCCTATCACTATATCCTTGGCTTGAAAGACCTCAGTTGGATTTTGAATTGGTGATCTTTTTTTGTTGGTGATAATGCAAAAATGTGATTACCATGAATGGGTGAAGTGAGAGATTGCTCCTGTTGGTGTTTTTCTCAGGGACACATTCTCTTTCTTAAGAAACGTTTTTTTGTGGGTTTTTTTTCATAAGCAACATGAAATGACCCATCATTGTTGACACTTTCTGATCATTGATTTTATTTACATAAAAAAGGTGCATTGGTATTACGAGTGTTACTAGGAAACCCCTTTAGTTGTGACCTTGACTCCTTTTTATGGAAATGTAATTATGTTGCCTGTCTTCCCAACTTTCATTGGGAAGTTTGTTCATACATGTTGTCAATCGCCGTCACTTCAATAAGTGAATGGTGGACTGCGGTACTATATTACAACTGCTCAGGGCTCTTTGGTGGTGACTGTTTCTAGACTAAGAACTTTGAAATATTTATTTTGTGGACATTGTGCTACAGAGAATGGTTGCACCAAAAGAAGCAACCTCTTGAATACAAATCCTATTTCTGCATTTAGCAAAGAGCATGCCAACAGAGGTAACCCCAAGT
Coding sequences within it:
- the LOC112218787 gene encoding lysine-specific demethylase 7B isoform X2; this encodes MKMAAASLYCVCQQSYDVSRFMIECDICKDWFHGSCVQVEEHHAVDIDVYHCPNCDVQHGPCLMKKRINWHRHDYTEPDDGSRLVQAGTSVFVRELQNRPFPSASEILVQMQGYQVTQKYLEKQGFSYPIAVPQLGGLGLKLPPSSFSVRDVEEYVGGDKIVDVIDVARQADSKMKLREFVKYYYKPHRPKVLNVISLEFSDTKMAELVVVPDIAQKMSWVENYWPEDSLFPKPFVQKYCLMGVKDSYTDFHIDFGGTSVWYHVLWGEKIFYLIKPTQDNLTLYEVWSSSPNQSEVFFGDKVDQCYKCVVPQGTTVLIPTGWIHAVLTSQDCMAFGGNFLHNLNIGMQLRCYEMEGRLKTPDLFKFPYFEAICWYVANNLLETLKELREDNCQPPVYLTDGVKALINALKNWLKREVTEQASDVPDHIRPNHLIKELTKEIRYLEEEEEEEEQSGGSKPVKSQGCGPCPLTLSTLDKAGHHARRTARRLRHHHHHHHHAPKTPSNLEILELHTRQVLKRLEVGPFEQDVPFSSTVMAKFNKTSMASAAAVERSLDNNLLLVMCNGRIIRDERRHTSVKSSPVRDGKRTGDHQREGVLVKTELNDSKLEQYQDHEREEKPSPLSSESNWSSHQLSINGLDFFERVNSDLRKGAIVYSDISDSESEERCSLQKKDSSGEDSGSSEEEREDKEHCRMARGSVKDLHQASQALHHFHKPLKGQRPTSPTTEEEAIEGMLSMAGLLYPQRPEESSTAQEPWWSSLAHQSPDSGGKEPASGDDSDSNSTLILQDERRAQQHVRKECGAELSQRIQENKNFMANQSSGSNNNSSEAWSDQSPSQAASSPLRLDPSSETDNQYSETSLSPPRHPSKRPAPNTPPISNQATKGKRPKKGMATAKQRLRKILKLSRNNHFLL
- the LOC112218787 gene encoding lysine-specific demethylase 7B isoform X3, encoding MKMAAASLYCVCQQSYDVSRFMIECDICKDWFHGSCVQVEEHHAVDIDVYHCPNCDVQHGPCLMKKRINWHRHDYTEPDDGSRLVQAGTSVFVRELQNRPFPSASEILVQMQGYQVTQKYLEKQGFSYPIAVPQLGGLGLKLPPSSFSVRDVEEYVGGDKIVDVIDVARQADSKMKLREFVKYYYKPHRPKVLNVISLEFSDTKMAELVVVPDIAQKMSWVENYWPEDSLFPKPFVQKYCLMGVKDSYTDFHIDFGGTSVWYHVLWGEKIFYLIKPTQDNLTLYEVWSSSPNQSEVFFGDKVDQCYKCVVPQGTTVLIPTGWIHAVLTSQDCMAFGGNFLHNLNIGMQLRCYEMEGRLKTPDLFKFPYFEAICWYVANNLLETLKELREDNCQPPVYLTDGVKALINALKNWLKREVTEQASDVPDHIRPNHLIKELTKEIRYLEEEEEEEEEQSGGSKPVKSQGCGPCPLTLSTLDKAGHHARRTARRLRHHHHHHHHAPKTPSNLEILELHTRQVLKRLEVGPFEQDVPFSSTVMAKFNKTSMASAAAVERSLDNNLLLVMCNGRIIRDERRHTSVKSSPVRDGKRTGDHQREGVLVKTELNDSKLEQYQDHEREEKPSPLSNFFERVNSDLRKGAIVYSDISDSESEERCSLQKKDSSGEDSGSSEEEREDKEHCRMARGSVKDLHQASQALHHFHKPLKGQRPTSPTTEEEAIEGMLSMAGLLYPQRPEESSTAQEPWWSSLAHQSPDSGGKEPASGDDSDSNSTLILQDERRAQQHVRKECGAELSQRIQENKNFMANQSSGSNNNSSEAWSDQSPSQAASSPLRLDPSSETDNQYSETSLSPPRHPSKRPAPNTPPISNQATKGKRPKKGMATAKQRLRKILKLSRNNHFLL